A section of the Flavobacterium sp. CG_23.5 genome encodes:
- a CDS encoding MarR family winged helix-turn-helix transcriptional regulator: METIFSIENLYTILSGRTHSAFNRALLANFRKNNILLTREQWTILGVLWKNDGCTQQTLANQTSTDKPGITRLIDNLEKENLVERHPDTNDKRLKLIYLTPKGKSIEEEVLNVVNQTLKEAVKDIEPERLQIVKETFLQIYDNLETKK, encoded by the coding sequence ATGGAAACTATTTTTTCTATTGAAAATCTGTATACTATTTTATCAGGAAGAACTCACTCTGCTTTTAACAGAGCCTTACTGGCTAATTTTAGAAAAAATAATATCCTATTAACTAGAGAACAGTGGACGATTTTGGGCGTTTTATGGAAAAATGACGGCTGTACACAGCAAACCTTAGCAAATCAAACCTCCACAGACAAACCTGGGATAACTCGCTTAATTGATAATTTAGAAAAAGAAAACCTAGTAGAACGACATCCTGATACCAATGACAAACGATTGAAATTAATTTATCTCACACCCAAGGGAAAATCAATTGAAGAAGAAGTATTGAATGTAGTCAATCAAACTCTTAAAGAGGCAGTAAAAGACATTGAACCTGAAAGGCTTCAAATAGTAAAAGAGACTTTCTTACAGATTTATGATAATTTAGAAACAAAAAAATAA
- a CDS encoding TolC family protein yields the protein MKKYLALSILLLFSIATSYAQIEVSTSLQEAVHKAIEKNSSIKNKELEIEKLNLQEKSVWNKYIPTVEASAIYSYFDNKTTIDLPATTVPIVNNPLFEGKSTFDNYGNIFNGSLMAKTVLFSGMQIPNGAKALKQKAIGTEYLKESEKDVIIKDVINTFDQIALLNEVEKLINDSDKRLQTETKRVSKAIEQGLAIPYDRDKIKLASLELGSKRIELEGKRKLVYRKIRYLTGYTDSEINNVQYNLVPYIITDEKLSTENKQEIKALESFKLAYEYLLKKEKGTYLPTLGAFGGVTHSSLFNANTTTPIITGINAALYLGLNELTISPNWMIGAGMKWEVFAGFERKHKVHEAKINIEQVQNQIDDTKEKLQLLLENNLVNYSVLNQKIEIASQQEKIASNNLNLAIKQYKEGLINISERLEAENDSYKSSLNKINTLIEQRLAAIETIIATGELTKHISN from the coding sequence ATGAAAAAATATTTAGCCCTTTCCATCCTTCTGCTATTTTCAATTGCGACGAGCTATGCTCAAATAGAAGTTTCAACATCCTTACAAGAAGCGGTTCATAAAGCAATTGAAAAGAATAGTTCTATCAAAAATAAAGAACTCGAAATCGAAAAACTAAACCTTCAGGAAAAGAGCGTTTGGAATAAATACATCCCAACCGTTGAAGCGAGTGCTATTTATTCTTATTTTGATAATAAAACTACGATAGATCTTCCCGCCACGACTGTCCCCATCGTTAATAATCCGCTGTTTGAAGGCAAATCAACTTTCGATAATTATGGAAACATTTTTAATGGAAGTTTGATGGCAAAAACCGTTTTATTTAGCGGTATGCAAATTCCTAACGGTGCCAAGGCGCTGAAACAAAAGGCCATCGGAACGGAATACCTCAAAGAATCAGAAAAAGACGTCATTATAAAAGACGTCATTAATACTTTTGACCAAATCGCTTTATTAAATGAAGTGGAAAAACTTATAAATGACAGTGATAAAAGATTGCAAACAGAAACCAAAAGAGTTTCAAAAGCTATCGAACAGGGTCTTGCTATTCCTTATGACAGAGATAAAATAAAATTAGCTTCATTAGAATTGGGCTCTAAAAGAATTGAACTGGAGGGAAAACGCAAATTAGTCTATAGAAAAATCCGCTATCTCACTGGCTATACAGATTCAGAAATAAATAATGTTCAATATAATTTGGTTCCATATATAATTACGGATGAAAAATTAAGTACCGAAAACAAACAGGAAATCAAAGCCTTAGAATCATTCAAATTGGCGTACGAATATTTGCTAAAGAAAGAAAAAGGCACTTATCTTCCCACTTTAGGCGCTTTTGGAGGAGTCACGCACTCTAGTCTATTTAATGCAAATACGACAACCCCCATAATTACTGGCATAAATGCTGCGCTGTATTTAGGCCTAAATGAATTGACAATAAGTCCAAATTGGATGATTGGAGCAGGAATGAAATGGGAAGTATTTGCCGGTTTTGAAAGAAAACACAAAGTTCATGAAGCCAAGATAAACATAGAACAAGTACAAAACCAAATTGATGATACCAAAGAAAAATTACAATTGCTTCTGGAAAACAACCTTGTAAACTATTCTGTTTTGAATCAAAAAATAGAAATAGCATCGCAACAAGAGAAAATCGCCAGTAACAATTTGAACTTAGCCATCAAACAATATAAAGAAGGCCTGATAAATATCTCTGAGCGTTTAGAAGCCGAAAATGATTCTTATAAGTCATCGTTAAACAAAATAAACACACTAATAGAACAGCGATTAGCAGCTATTGAAACCATTATAGCCACAGGTGAATTAACAAAACATATATCAAATTAA
- a CDS encoding HlyD family secretion protein, with protein sequence MKKIITLVAITTLFIGCGKSKNEGQIQGKVEKEQIAVVSKIPGKIVKIFVKEGDLVKKGDTLAILDIPEVDAKKNQAEGAVTSAKAQYNMAVKGATENQIKQLEAKKQGLKEQYEFAQKSIKRLSNMLKDSLVSQQTYDETFAKYQGAQAQYSAVQAELDEAKKGGRIEQQTMALGQQDKAIGALQEVETADKERYIIAPQDMSIETITLNLGELALPGYTLFNGYITDSIYFRFTVVESQLDKVKKGQEITVHVPYKKNDIKGIVTTVKQLGAYGNIATAYPDYEMQESLFEIKITPSNGEEAKDLITKTTVTLSL encoded by the coding sequence ATGAAAAAAATTATCACTTTAGTGGCAATCACAACTTTATTTATTGGTTGTGGAAAATCAAAAAACGAAGGTCAAATTCAAGGAAAAGTAGAAAAAGAACAAATTGCCGTAGTCAGTAAGATTCCCGGCAAAATTGTAAAAATATTTGTAAAAGAAGGCGATTTGGTAAAAAAAGGAGATACACTTGCTATCCTTGATATTCCAGAAGTTGACGCAAAAAAGAATCAGGCAGAAGGCGCAGTTACTTCGGCAAAAGCACAGTACAATATGGCTGTAAAAGGAGCAACTGAAAACCAAATTAAACAACTTGAAGCCAAAAAACAAGGTCTGAAAGAACAATATGAATTTGCGCAAAAATCTATAAAACGATTAAGTAATATGCTCAAAGATTCCTTGGTTTCTCAACAAACCTACGATGAAACCTTTGCGAAATATCAAGGAGCACAGGCACAATATTCAGCTGTGCAAGCAGAATTAGACGAAGCAAAAAAAGGCGGACGAATCGAGCAGCAAACTATGGCTCTTGGCCAACAAGACAAGGCCATTGGCGCATTGCAGGAAGTAGAAACTGCTGACAAAGAGCGCTACATTATTGCTCCCCAAGATATGAGTATCGAAACCATCACTCTAAACTTAGGAGAGCTGGCATTACCGGGATATACCTTATTTAACGGATATATAACTGATAGTATTTACTTCCGTTTTACCGTTGTGGAAAGCCAATTGGATAAAGTAAAAAAAGGGCAGGAAATAACAGTTCATGTTCCCTATAAAAAGAACGACATAAAAGGAATTGTCACCACCGTAAAACAATTGGGAGCTTACGGAAATATTGCAACTGCTTATCCTGATTATGAAATGCAGGAAAGTTTGTTTGAAATAAAAATAACCCCTTCTAATGGCGAAGAAGCAAAAGACTTGATTACAAAAACCACAGTAACTTTATCCCTATAA
- a CDS encoding ABC transporter permease has product MQNFLSLLKREFKLFWQNKVLRLLFIGAPLLYGILLGYVYGKGKVTDLPIIVVDEDRTEMSSKALQMFDDNEVLNITSLLYDQNNLSQIAIEKEAACVVIIPKGFEKMVLTKKYPEIVTIVNASNVLTANYASTALQVCLGTLKAGVQIETLRKQGIPENLVATQYEPFKTTFIKKYNRSTNYMYFLWPGVLAAVLQQVLLLGLALAFASEYENDTFKELVEKCPSLLKLMSVKIIPYLIMSFGLWLLYWLFTLWFRIPFYDNLLPLTFVAGIFVISVCFIGILVSILVPNQLKATEILMVIATPSFILSGFTWPLSQMPVWVQGIANCIPLTHFLKAFRILIIENGTLSQTYGSIWNMIVIGLVCGILAYIALYFKRKQILKEI; this is encoded by the coding sequence ATGCAAAACTTCTTGTCACTTCTCAAAAGAGAATTCAAACTCTTTTGGCAGAATAAAGTACTACGATTGCTTTTTATTGGAGCACCATTGCTTTATGGTATTTTGTTAGGCTATGTTTATGGCAAGGGAAAAGTAACTGATTTGCCTATTATTGTGGTCGATGAAGATCGCACCGAAATGAGCTCAAAAGCACTGCAAATGTTTGACGATAATGAAGTACTTAATATCACTTCATTACTATACGACCAAAATAATCTTTCCCAAATCGCCATAGAAAAAGAAGCGGCATGCGTGGTGATTATTCCAAAGGGATTCGAAAAAATGGTGTTGACAAAAAAATATCCTGAAATTGTTACGATCGTAAACGCCTCAAATGTTTTAACTGCCAATTATGCTTCTACGGCTTTGCAAGTTTGCTTAGGAACATTAAAAGCTGGAGTCCAAATTGAAACATTGCGCAAACAAGGAATACCGGAAAATTTGGTTGCAACACAATACGAACCGTTTAAAACAACATTCATAAAAAAGTACAACCGAAGCACAAACTACATGTATTTTCTTTGGCCTGGCGTATTAGCAGCTGTTTTGCAACAAGTTTTATTACTGGGTTTAGCGTTGGCTTTTGCGTCAGAATATGAGAATGACACCTTCAAAGAATTAGTTGAAAAATGCCCTTCGTTACTAAAATTAATGAGCGTGAAAATTATTCCCTATTTAATTATGAGTTTCGGACTGTGGCTATTATATTGGTTATTTACTTTATGGTTCAGGATTCCTTTCTATGACAATCTGCTTCCGCTTACGTTTGTGGCAGGAATATTTGTAATTTCTGTGTGCTTCATTGGAATTTTAGTCAGCATTTTAGTTCCGAACCAGCTAAAAGCAACCGAGATTTTAATGGTAATTGCTACACCTAGTTTTATTTTAAGTGGTTTTACCTGGCCATTAAGTCAAATGCCAGTTTGGGTCCAAGGCATAGCCAATTGCATTCCCTTAACCCATTTCTTGAAAGCTTTCCGGATTTTAATTATCGAAAATGGTACACTTTCGCAAACTTATGGATCTATTTGGAATATGATTGTGATAGGTTTAGTTTGTGGTATTTTGGCCTATATCGCTCTATATTTCAAGCGAAAACAAATCCTAAAGGAAATTTAA
- a CDS encoding ABC-F family ATP-binding cassette domain-containing protein — protein MITVNDISVQFGGTTLFSDVSFAINENDKIALMGKNGAGKSTLLKIIAGQSKPSTGNISAPKDAVVAYLPQHLLTTDGATVMEETSKAFGEIFGMKAEIDEINEQLTIRTDYESDAYMKLIERVSDLSEKFYAIEEVNYEAEVEKILVGLGFVREDFNRQTTEFSGGWRMRIELAKILLQKPDLILLDEPTNHMDIESIQWLEDFLINSAKAVVVISHDRAFVDNITNRTIEVTMGRIYDYKAKYSHYLELRKDRRIHQQKAYDEQQRMIADNRTFIDRFKGTFSKTDAVQSRVKMLEKLVIVQVDEVDTSALKLKFPPAVRSGQYPVIVKDLSKSYGDHVVLKDANIVIERGEKVAFVGKNGEGKSTMIKAIMKEIEINGGSLEIGHNAQIGYFAQNQASLLNENATIFETIDDIAVGDVRTKIKDILGAFMFQGDDVTKKVKVLSGGEKTRLAMIKLLLEPVNLLILDEPSNHLDMKTKDIIKDALRDFDGTLILVSHDRDFLDGLATKVFEFGNKRVVEHFEDITGFLAHKKMDSMKEIEK, from the coding sequence ATGATAACAGTTAACGATATATCCGTGCAATTTGGTGGAACAACGCTTTTTAGTGATGTTTCTTTTGCCATAAATGAAAATGATAAAATTGCCTTAATGGGTAAAAATGGAGCTGGAAAATCAACGCTGCTTAAAATTATTGCAGGGCAAAGCAAACCTTCAACGGGGAATATTTCAGCACCAAAAGATGCTGTTGTGGCTTATTTGCCTCAGCATTTATTGACTACAGATGGTGCGACTGTGATGGAAGAAACTTCGAAGGCCTTTGGTGAAATTTTTGGTATGAAAGCGGAAATTGACGAAATCAATGAGCAATTGACTATTCGTACCGATTATGAAAGTGATGCGTACATGAAGTTAATTGAAAGAGTTTCTGATTTAAGCGAGAAATTCTACGCGATTGAGGAAGTGAATTATGAGGCCGAAGTTGAGAAAATATTAGTTGGTTTGGGTTTTGTACGTGAAGATTTTAATCGTCAAACTACGGAATTTTCAGGAGGTTGGAGAATGCGAATTGAACTGGCCAAAATCCTTTTGCAAAAACCAGATTTGATTTTGCTGGATGAACCCACCAATCACATGGATATTGAAAGTATTCAATGGTTAGAGGATTTCTTGATTAATTCAGCCAAAGCGGTTGTGGTTATTTCTCACGATAGAGCTTTTGTCGATAATATTACCAATCGTACGATTGAAGTGACAATGGGAAGAATCTACGATTACAAAGCAAAGTATTCTCATTATTTGGAACTTAGAAAAGACAGACGTATTCATCAGCAAAAAGCATACGATGAACAACAACGGATGATTGCCGATAATAGAACTTTTATAGACCGTTTTAAAGGGACTTTTTCTAAAACAGATGCCGTTCAGTCTCGAGTTAAGATGTTAGAGAAACTGGTTATAGTGCAGGTTGACGAAGTAGATACATCGGCATTAAAATTAAAATTTCCTCCTGCAGTACGCTCTGGACAATATCCTGTAATTGTTAAAGATTTGTCTAAATCATACGGAGATCATGTGGTTTTAAAGGACGCTAATATCGTTATTGAAAGAGGCGAAAAAGTAGCTTTCGTAGGTAAAAATGGGGAAGGAAAATCGACGATGATTAAAGCAATCATGAAAGAAATTGAAATTAATGGAGGTAGTTTAGAAATTGGTCATAATGCACAAATTGGTTATTTTGCCCAAAATCAAGCCTCTTTATTAAATGAAAATGCCACTATTTTTGAAACCATCGATGATATTGCTGTTGGTGATGTTCGAACAAAAATTAAAGATATTTTGGGAGCTTTCATGTTTCAAGGTGATGATGTAACCAAAAAAGTAAAAGTGCTTTCCGGTGGAGAAAAAACACGTTTGGCAATGATAAAATTATTGTTGGAACCCGTGAATTTATTGATTCTGGATGAGCCTTCGAATCACTTGGACATGAAAACTAAAGATATTATCAAAGATGCCTTGCGTGATTTTGACGGAACTTTAATACTAGTTTCTCACGATAGAGATTTTCTTGATGGATTGGCGACAAAAGTTTTTGAATTTGGAAACAAAAGAGTAGTGGAGCATTTTGAAGATATTACCGGTTTCTTGGCACACAAGAAAATGGATAGCATGAAAGAGATCGAGAAATAG
- a CDS encoding GlmU family protein, giving the protein MNYILFDGPSRNALLPFTFTRPVADILIGIMTIRQKWEMRLGSTTTTLTEEYLSEKFPMVELEENVMINASFLPNDVLVEMVSNLESNQAIFKGDEVIAFYTNEDQEAVDFDTYEIIEYQDECLTVENTWDIFSKNDAAIREDFEYLTEDRRSQPIPKSVNVIAPENIFIEEGAILEFVTLNASVGPIYIGRDSEIMEGSVIRGPFALCDNAVVKMASKVYGATTVGPHSRIGGEVNNSVLFGYSNKGHDGFLGNSVLGEWCNIGADSNNSNLKNNYEEVKLWSYETEGFAKTGLQFCGLMMGDHSKCGINTMFNTGTVVGVSANIFGSGFPRNFVPSFSWGGASGFTTYITKKAFETARLVMSRRNVDFDEREAAILEHVFEESKKWRKE; this is encoded by the coding sequence ATGAATTATATCCTTTTTGACGGACCTTCTAGAAATGCACTTTTACCTTTTACTTTCACGCGTCCTGTTGCTGATATTCTTATTGGAATTATGACGATTCGTCAAAAATGGGAAATGCGTTTAGGTTCTACTACGACTACATTGACAGAGGAATATTTATCTGAAAAATTTCCAATGGTAGAATTAGAAGAAAATGTAATGATAAATGCTTCCTTTCTTCCTAATGATGTTTTGGTGGAAATGGTGAGTAATCTGGAATCGAATCAGGCTATTTTCAAAGGAGATGAAGTAATTGCTTTTTATACAAATGAAGATCAGGAAGCAGTAGATTTTGATACTTATGAAATTATAGAATACCAAGACGAATGTTTAACTGTAGAAAATACTTGGGATATTTTTTCCAAGAATGATGCGGCAATTCGAGAAGATTTTGAATATTTAACAGAAGATAGAAGATCACAGCCCATCCCAAAAAGTGTCAACGTCATCGCTCCTGAAAATATATTTATTGAAGAAGGAGCAATATTAGAATTCGTTACTTTAAATGCTTCTGTGGGTCCTATATATATAGGTAGAGATTCCGAAATCATGGAAGGTTCTGTAATTCGAGGTCCTTTTGCCTTGTGCGACAATGCCGTCGTAAAAATGGCTAGTAAAGTTTACGGAGCAACCACTGTAGGTCCGCATTCCAGAATTGGTGGTGAAGTAAATAATTCAGTGTTGTTTGGGTATTCTAATAAAGGACATGATGGATTTTTAGGTAATTCTGTTCTTGGCGAATGGTGTAACATTGGAGCGGATAGTAATAATTCGAACTTGAAAAATAACTACGAAGAAGTGAAATTGTGGAGTTATGAAACCGAAGGATTTGCTAAAACTGGACTTCAGTTTTGTGGATTGATGATGGGAGACCACAGTAAATGCGGCATTAATACCATGTTCAATACAGGAACGGTAGTAGGAGTGAGTGCTAATATTTTTGGCAGTGGATTCCCTCGCAATTTTGTACCCAGTTTTTCTTGGGGTGGTGCTTCCGGTTTTACGACTTATATCACCAAAAAAGCTTTTGAAACGGCTCGATTAGTGATGAGCCGCAGAAACGTTGACTTTGATGAAAGAGAAGCTGCCATTTTGGAACATGTTTTTGAGGAATCAAAAAAATGGAGAAAAGAATAG
- a CDS encoding type B 50S ribosomal protein L31, with translation MKKGIHPENYRLVAFKDMSNDEVFITKSTADTRETLTVDGVEYPVVKMEISRTSHPFYTGKSKLIDTAGRIDKFKTKYAKHVK, from the coding sequence ATGAAAAAAGGAATTCACCCAGAAAATTACAGATTAGTTGCATTTAAAGACATGTCAAATGACGAAGTTTTTATTACTAAATCTACTGCAGATACAAGAGAAACATTAACAGTTGACGGTGTTGAATACCCAGTTGTGAAAATGGAGATCTCTAGAACTTCTCACCCTTTTTACACAGGTAAATCTAAACTTATTGATACTGCAGGACGTATTGATAAATTCAAAACTAAATACGCTAAACACGTTAAATAA
- a CDS encoding DUF4199 domain-containing protein, with translation MENNISPAKSGILYGILFGVVMILEFVIMYIIGMKSLVGTSVGLIVNLANYLILPILFIYIGCNNYKKNINNGFISFSECLKTGVSITFIAGIIYALFNVIFNLIFPDFINEMASITKEAMLQQNSSMTAEQLESGISLMKKFMNPLFVFPVTIAMYSFFGLIYSLIIGAILKNENPQSF, from the coding sequence ATGGAAAATAATATATCGCCGGCAAAATCCGGAATTTTATATGGAATTTTGTTTGGTGTAGTTATGATTTTAGAATTTGTGATTATGTATATCATTGGAATGAAATCATTAGTTGGAACAAGTGTAGGATTGATTGTGAATCTTGCTAATTATTTAATATTGCCAATCCTGTTTATATATATAGGATGCAATAATTACAAGAAAAATATAAATAATGGTTTTATTTCTTTTAGCGAATGTCTAAAAACTGGGGTTTCAATCACTTTTATAGCTGGAATTATCTATGCGCTCTTCAACGTAATTTTTAATCTTATATTTCCTGATTTTATAAACGAAATGGCAAGTATTACAAAAGAAGCCATGCTACAACAAAACTCATCAATGACTGCCGAGCAATTAGAAAGCGGGATTTCTTTGATGAAAAAATTCATGAACCCTCTATTTGTTTTTCCAGTTACCATAGCGATGTATTCTTTCTTTGGTTTAATTTATTCACTAATTATTGGTGCAATTCTAAAAAACGAAAATCCTCAAAGCTTCTAA
- a CDS encoding glycosyltransferase family 2 protein codes for MNLSILIPLLNEEESLKELYTWIIKVMQVNNYTYEIIFLDDGSTDDSWNIIEGFAQENPQVKGVRFMKNFGKSQALHAGFAKAKGDVIITMDADLQDSPEEIPGLYEMIVNGKFDLVSGWKKKRYDSVMAKNLPSKLFNWAARKTSGVELNDFNCGLKAYKNVVVKNIEVSGEMHRYIPVLAKNAGFGKIGEKVVQHQARKYGETKFGMERFINGFLDLITIWFLSRFGKRPMHLFGAMGSLMFIIGFMLAGYIGISKLYHMYNDMRYNLVTSNPWFYIALTTMVLGTQLFLAGFLGEIILRTKNNEERYKVSSEVNFL; via the coding sequence ATGAATTTATCAATACTCATACCGCTTCTCAACGAAGAGGAATCGCTTAAAGAATTGTACACATGGATCATAAAAGTGATGCAGGTGAATAATTACACTTATGAAATTATCTTCCTAGATGATGGAAGCACGGATGATTCCTGGAATATTATCGAAGGATTTGCTCAAGAAAACCCACAAGTTAAAGGGGTTCGTTTCATGAAAAATTTCGGAAAGTCACAGGCTTTACATGCTGGTTTTGCAAAAGCAAAAGGAGATGTAATCATCACCATGGATGCCGATTTGCAAGACAGTCCGGAAGAGATTCCTGGATTATATGAAATGATTGTCAATGGCAAATTTGATTTGGTCTCCGGTTGGAAAAAGAAACGCTACGACTCGGTGATGGCAAAAAACCTGCCTTCTAAATTGTTCAATTGGGCAGCGAGAAAAACCTCGGGTGTGGAATTGAATGATTTTAATTGCGGACTCAAAGCTTATAAAAATGTTGTGGTAAAAAACATTGAAGTATCGGGTGAAATGCACCGATACATTCCAGTTTTGGCAAAAAATGCTGGTTTTGGAAAAATAGGCGAAAAAGTAGTACAGCACCAAGCGAGAAAATATGGTGAAACTAAATTTGGAATGGAACGTTTCATCAATGGTTTTCTTGATTTAATTACTATTTGGTTTCTTTCCCGTTTTGGAAAAAGACCGATGCACTTATTTGGTGCCATGGGTTCTTTGATGTTTATCATTGGTTTTATGCTTGCAGGATATATTGGCATTTCAAAACTATACCATATGTATAATGATATGCGCTATAATTTAGTAACCAGCAATCCTTGGTTTTATATTGCGCTTACCACTATGGTTTTAGGGACTCAATTATTTTTGGCAGGATTTCTTGGCGAGATAATTTTGCGAACAAAAAACAATGAGGAGCGATACAAAGTTTCTAGTGAGGTGAATTTTTTATAA
- a CDS encoding phospho-sugar mutase, with protein sequence MDIKQNILDAVNEWLTPTFDNETHIAIKELMTTSPAELEESFYKNLEFGTGGMRGVMGVGNNRINKYTLGKSTQGLSNYMHKVFPNKELKVAIAYDCRHNSKSLAKVVADVFTANGIAVYLFSDLRPTPELSFAVKHLGCQAGIVLTASHNPPEYNGYKVYWEDGGQIVPPEDEAIIDTIEHLNYNEIKFSANEDLIHYIDTDIDKAFIKSSIANASFDTSAEAKENLNIVFTSLHGTSITLVPDTLAQAGYTNVHIVEEQRVPNGDFPTVKSPNPEEPEALSMATALADKMNSDIVIGTDPDCDRLGVAVRNNEGQMTLLNGNQTMILMTAFLLEQWKKAGKINGKQFVGSTIVSTPMMMELATNYDVECKVGLTGFKWIAKMIKDFPELEFIGGGEESFGYMVGDAVRDKDAVAATLLICEVAAQAKAKGSTVYKELLKLYVDNGFYKEHLVSLTKKGMDGLQEINQMMIDMRENPLKEINGQRVIMLEDYQSSVAKNLLDGSETKMDIPKSNVLIYYTEDGSKICARPSGTEPKIKFYISVNTELDSVEDFKEVESVLNEKIKNIIIAMQLN encoded by the coding sequence ATGGATATCAAACAAAACATTTTGGACGCAGTAAACGAATGGCTTACACCAACATTTGATAATGAAACTCATATAGCTATCAAAGAATTGATGACCACTTCTCCTGCAGAACTGGAAGAAAGTTTTTATAAAAATCTAGAATTTGGAACCGGCGGAATGCGCGGTGTTATGGGCGTTGGGAACAATCGAATCAATAAATATACGCTTGGAAAAAGCACGCAAGGTCTTTCAAATTACATGCACAAAGTTTTTCCAAATAAAGAATTAAAGGTGGCAATCGCTTACGACTGTCGTCATAATAGTAAATCCTTGGCAAAAGTAGTTGCTGATGTTTTTACTGCAAATGGGATTGCGGTTTATCTGTTTTCGGATTTGAGACCTACGCCCGAGTTGTCATTTGCCGTTAAACATTTAGGTTGTCAAGCCGGAATTGTACTTACTGCTTCTCACAATCCGCCTGAATACAATGGTTACAAAGTGTATTGGGAAGATGGTGGGCAAATTGTTCCTCCGGAAGACGAAGCCATTATTGATACCATTGAACATTTAAATTACAATGAAATCAAGTTTTCTGCCAATGAAGATTTGATACATTATATTGATACCGATATTGACAAAGCGTTTATAAAATCCTCGATTGCAAATGCAAGTTTTGATACTTCGGCTGAAGCCAAAGAAAATCTAAACATTGTTTTCACTTCTTTGCACGGAACTTCTATCACTTTAGTTCCTGATACTTTAGCGCAAGCTGGGTACACGAATGTGCATATTGTTGAAGAACAAAGAGTTCCAAATGGTGATTTCCCAACGGTAAAATCTCCAAACCCTGAAGAACCGGAAGCATTGTCAATGGCAACAGCATTGGCTGACAAAATGAATTCGGATATTGTTATTGGGACAGATCCTGATTGCGATCGTTTGGGTGTTGCTGTTCGAAATAACGAAGGACAAATGACTTTGTTGAACGGAAACCAAACGATGATTTTGATGACTGCTTTTTTACTGGAACAATGGAAAAAAGCGGGAAAAATTAACGGAAAACAATTTGTGGGTTCTACCATCGTTTCTACTCCAATGATGATGGAATTAGCCACGAATTACGACGTAGAATGTAAAGTAGGATTAACCGGGTTTAAATGGATTGCCAAAATGATTAAGGATTTCCCGGAGTTGGAATTCATTGGTGGTGGCGAAGAAAGTTTTGGATATATGGTAGGCGATGCGGTTCGTGATAAAGACGCAGTTGCCGCTACTTTATTGATTTGTGAAGTTGCCGCTCAGGCAAAAGCAAAAGGAAGCACTGTTTATAAAGAATTGCTTAAATTATATGTTGATAACGGATTCTACAAAGAACATTTAGTTTCATTGACCAAAAAAGGAATGGATGGTTTGCAGGAAATCAATCAGATGATGATTGACATGAGAGAAAATCCATTGAAAGAAATTAACGGACAAAGAGTAATTATGCTGGAAGATTATCAATCCTCTGTGGCTAAGAATTTATTGGACGGTTCAGAAACCAAAATGGATATTCCAAAATCGAATGTTTTAATTTATTACACGGAAGATGGTTCTAAAATTTGTGCCAGACCAAGCGGCACCGAGCCAAAAATTAAATTTTACATCAGTGTAAATACCGAATTGGATTCTGTGGAAGATTTCAAGGAAGTGGAAAGCGTTTTGAACGAGAAAATAAAAAATATTATTATTGCAATGCAATTGAACTAA